One Alicyclobacillus acidoterrestris DNA window includes the following coding sequences:
- a CDS encoding type II restriction enzyme has translation MGKNDTAWETLFERYDILSHIAQTGFYEIDAATIRTVREPRLMSKFDHHTNLPDIFRRHGLCILPISRSRYIIGPFHAYQRMNYDAHAKPTRVHFPAHITSIDPSNLYSESVALHCAYVCGMIDDILGEPSLPTISGRMSSSDFSFTIRTEGGANQCISVSKSQIEIDAGYESAHSFLVVEAKNESTSDFLIRQLYYPYRLWQDKLNKRVMPVFFTYSNDIFSFFVYEFEEVSNYNSLRLVQQRDYVIAHEEITLDDIVYVLDSTPTVAEPTVAFPQADTFLRLIDLLGLLVNRDLEKDLITTNYSFDKRQTNYYTAAGMYLGLIDRYVDEHHAVCFRLTPRGRKIMALPYKQKYLAIVTTILEHAVFQRVLREYMATGALPDISRVVEHMQACGVYGIDAESTYRRRAQTVLKWIEWIIGLQNQ, from the coding sequence ATGGGAAAGAATGATACCGCATGGGAGACGCTTTTTGAACGATACGACATCCTCTCCCACATCGCACAAACGGGTTTTTACGAAATCGACGCGGCGACCATCCGAACCGTGCGCGAACCACGCCTGATGAGCAAGTTCGACCACCACACAAACCTGCCGGACATCTTCCGCCGCCATGGTCTGTGCATTTTGCCCATTTCCCGATCTCGCTACATCATCGGCCCGTTTCACGCCTACCAGCGGATGAACTATGACGCACACGCCAAACCCACGCGAGTACACTTTCCAGCCCACATCACGTCGATTGATCCCAGCAACCTGTATTCCGAAAGTGTCGCCCTCCACTGTGCGTACGTGTGCGGCATGATAGACGACATACTCGGCGAGCCGTCGCTCCCCACAATTTCGGGCCGCATGTCGTCGAGCGACTTCTCCTTTACGATTCGAACGGAAGGCGGTGCAAACCAGTGCATCTCCGTGTCCAAATCGCAGATAGAGATTGACGCTGGCTATGAAAGCGCGCATTCGTTCCTCGTGGTTGAAGCCAAAAATGAGTCCACAAGCGATTTCCTCATCCGTCAGTTGTACTACCCATACCGCTTGTGGCAGGACAAGCTCAACAAACGCGTCATGCCGGTCTTCTTCACGTATTCCAACGACATCTTTAGCTTTTTTGTCTACGAATTCGAAGAAGTCTCCAATTACAACTCGTTGCGCCTTGTTCAGCAGCGGGATTACGTCATCGCGCATGAAGAGATTACCCTGGATGACATCGTATACGTTCTCGACAGCACGCCGACGGTCGCCGAACCGACCGTTGCCTTCCCCCAAGCGGATACGTTCTTGCGACTGATTGATTTACTGGGGTTGCTGGTCAATCGCGACTTGGAAAAGGACTTGATCACGACCAATTACAGCTTCGACAAACGCCAAACCAACTACTACACGGCGGCAGGGATGTACCTTGGTCTGATTGATCGGTATGTGGACGAGCACCACGCCGTATGTTTCCGGCTCACACCAAGAGGTCGAAAAATTATGGCACTGCCCTATAAGCAAAAGTACCTCGCCATCGTCACGACAATACTGGAACACGCCGTATTTCAACGAGTACTGCGCGAATATATGGCGACTGGCGCGCTGCCGGACATCTCGCGCGTCGTCGAACATATGCAAGCGTGTGGCGTATACGGCATCGACGCGGAAAGCACCTACCGAAGGCGCGCGCAAACCGTACTGAAGTGGATTGAGTGGATTATCGGATTGCAGAACCAATAA
- a CDS encoding DMT family transporter, giving the protein MAWVYLIIGILAEVCGTTSMKLSQGFSKLVPSITLFVFYGLSLVLVNLALKRLDVSVAYAVWSAVGTAIIATIGVLYFKEPLNLIKIGSLVLIVLGVVGLNLGSK; this is encoded by the coding sequence ATGGCGTGGGTGTATCTCATCATTGGGATTTTGGCAGAAGTCTGTGGAACCACCTCGATGAAACTCTCTCAAGGATTCAGCAAATTAGTGCCCTCCATCACCCTCTTCGTGTTTTATGGACTGAGCCTCGTCCTCGTCAACCTCGCGCTCAAACGCCTCGACGTCAGCGTCGCCTACGCAGTCTGGTCCGCAGTTGGAACTGCCATCATCGCGACCATCGGCGTACTCTATTTTAAAGAGCCGCTGAACTTGATAAAAATCGGCTCCCTCGTCCTCATCGTCCTCGGTGTGGTCGGCCTCAATTTGGGTTCCAAATAA
- a CDS encoding sigma-70 family RNA polymerase sigma factor: protein MAKEDQQWIERMAMHDSVALAEVIQTYGPVITALVRRILGYPYSERDLEECVSDVFVRAWSSVAEFDRARGDFRTWLLMLAKYTALDFRRRHPSRTDVELTASADHDAWPHVETNPVERAVLSRETLSEFRAAVASLDQADKLIFYRRYVLYESIDEIARAMDTSRHAIDNRLWRIRKTLKERLADIDERGGCSGGRV from the coding sequence GTGGCAAAGGAGGACCAACAGTGGATAGAACGGATGGCGATGCACGATTCGGTGGCGCTAGCCGAAGTGATTCAGACCTATGGCCCGGTCATCACTGCGCTCGTGCGGCGCATTTTAGGGTATCCATACAGTGAGCGGGATTTAGAAGAGTGCGTGAGCGACGTATTCGTGCGCGCGTGGTCGTCGGTTGCCGAATTTGACCGAGCGCGCGGTGATTTTCGTACTTGGCTCCTGATGCTGGCGAAGTACACGGCGCTCGACTTTCGCCGTCGGCATCCGAGTCGAACCGACGTTGAACTGACTGCGTCAGCCGATCACGACGCGTGGCCGCACGTAGAGACGAACCCGGTGGAGCGCGCTGTGTTGTCGCGCGAGACGCTGTCGGAATTCCGCGCCGCCGTGGCTTCGCTCGATCAGGCGGACAAACTGATCTTCTACCGACGATACGTACTCTATGAATCGATTGACGAGATTGCCCGTGCGATGGATACGAGTCGACACGCCATCGACAACCGACTTTGGCGGATTCGCAAGACCTTAAAGGAACGACTTGCCGATATCGACGAGAGAGGGGGCTGTTCAGGTGGACGCGTTTGA
- a CDS encoding carbohydrate ABC transporter permease, which produces MAQNIEDVVADSASAGRVVPRRLPRIASRKKTAIAGFVLMAPSLVFIGLFVMVPIVYVVYLSLYKSNLLTPHPKFVFLQNYVQLFSDVDFLGSLKNSALLSGGMLFLSLPIGCLLAALLNMRLKGTKFYRTVFFAPYVLPLVGSGLVFTLLLDKDNGLVNHVLALVGVPPINWLGSSHTALISVMLVSLWQYSGYYMLIFLAGLQNIPQSLVEACQVDGGGRLKSFIHVTLPNLTPTIFFCAVVCIIQSFQAFDQVYVMTDGGPNNASSTLTYYIFHKGFQMYDIGSSAAASVILLILLSILSLIQIRLGRRWVVEES; this is translated from the coding sequence ATGGCGCAAAATATCGAAGACGTCGTAGCGGACAGCGCGTCGGCAGGTCGAGTGGTCCCGCGTCGACTTCCCCGCATCGCCAGCCGCAAGAAAACGGCGATTGCTGGATTTGTACTGATGGCTCCAAGTCTCGTGTTCATTGGACTATTCGTGATGGTGCCAATTGTATACGTGGTGTACCTCAGTCTCTATAAATCCAACCTGCTCACGCCGCATCCGAAGTTCGTGTTTCTGCAAAATTATGTACAGCTGTTCAGTGATGTCGACTTTCTCGGGTCCTTGAAAAACAGCGCCCTGCTCAGTGGCGGCATGTTATTCCTGTCACTGCCCATTGGCTGCCTGCTCGCCGCACTCTTGAACATGCGGCTCAAGGGAACCAAATTTTATCGAACCGTATTCTTCGCCCCATATGTCCTGCCACTTGTCGGTTCAGGGCTGGTGTTCACCCTGCTCTTGGACAAAGATAACGGATTGGTCAACCACGTGCTGGCGCTCGTGGGCGTACCCCCTATCAATTGGCTCGGTTCCAGCCATACCGCCCTGATATCGGTGATGTTGGTCTCCCTATGGCAGTACAGCGGCTACTACATGCTGATTTTCTTGGCTGGCCTACAAAATATCCCGCAAAGCTTGGTCGAAGCGTGTCAGGTCGACGGCGGTGGCCGCCTGAAATCGTTCATCCACGTCACCCTGCCCAATCTGACACCGACGATTTTCTTCTGCGCCGTCGTCTGTATCATTCAGTCGTTTCAGGCGTTTGACCAAGTGTATGTGATGACAGACGGTGGTCCGAACAATGCGTCGTCGACCCTAACCTATTACATCTTTCACAAAGGGTTTCAGATGTACGATATCGGATCATCCGCCGCAGCATCGGTCATCCTGCTCATTTTGTTGTCCATCTTGTCGCTCATTCAAATCCGGCTCGGTCGCCGTTGGGTGGTGGAAGAATCGTGA
- a CDS encoding carbohydrate ABC transporter permease codes for MKKLAKLERTSAHVVLIIAAILALIPVYWMIRSALATNTDIFDPHFHPWLVDFDWRNFAQAWSSQPFPIFFLNSIASSFLIVLCQLVTSTLAAYSLVFVEYRGKSVVFFCILLAMMVPMQATFIPIYSMLSSVHLINTYGALVLPFVGSAFGIFLLRQGFASIPKEMIRAARIDGASEYRILWSIVLPNAKPALITLALLNFVYHYNDLFWPLVATNTTNMRVVPVALTYFLNQDAGEGLQWNHMMDAAIFAVLPVIILFLFGQRYFVRGVAGTSIKG; via the coding sequence GTGAAAAAACTCGCAAAGCTGGAGCGCACGAGTGCTCATGTCGTACTCATCATCGCCGCAATTCTGGCACTCATTCCGGTCTATTGGATGATCCGGTCCGCCCTGGCAACAAACACCGACATCTTCGATCCCCACTTTCACCCGTGGCTCGTCGACTTTGATTGGCGCAACTTCGCCCAGGCGTGGTCGTCACAACCATTTCCAATCTTCTTCCTCAACAGTATCGCGTCCAGCTTCCTGATTGTGCTCTGTCAGCTGGTGACGTCGACGCTCGCGGCCTACTCGTTGGTATTTGTCGAGTACCGTGGCAAATCCGTGGTCTTCTTCTGTATCCTGCTGGCCATGATGGTACCCATGCAGGCGACGTTCATTCCGATTTACAGCATGCTCAGCTCCGTGCACCTCATCAATACCTACGGTGCGCTCGTGCTGCCGTTTGTCGGATCAGCCTTTGGCATCTTCCTACTGCGCCAAGGGTTCGCATCCATTCCAAAAGAGATGATTCGAGCAGCTCGAATCGATGGCGCGAGTGAGTACCGCATCCTCTGGAGCATCGTTCTGCCGAATGCGAAACCGGCGCTCATCACCCTTGCGCTGCTCAACTTTGTCTATCACTACAACGATTTATTTTGGCCACTGGTCGCAACCAACACGACCAATATGCGCGTCGTTCCCGTCGCCCTCACCTATTTCCTCAACCAGGATGCGGGAGAGGGGTTGCAGTGGAACCACATGATGGACGCCGCCATCTTCGCGGTGTTACCCGTCATCATTCTGTTTTTGTTCGGCCAGCGCTATTTCGTTCGCGGCGTGGCTGGCACATCCATTAAAGGGTAA
- a CDS encoding ABC transporter substrate-binding protein has protein sequence MKKVWGISASMVGTIAVVASVAGCGSTQNDTNASGTGNPSTTTASTGSSSQPVTITFWYGVGDTLSTDIQQMVSEFNKTHPNIKVVATYQGSYSGGGEEQQKLLAAIKAGDPPDIAQIEVHAMPLFASSGQLADLSPLMQQSSVDKPSNFLDGMLVSTQFNGDYYGVPFNRSVPVFYYNKTLFQKAGISNPPATWDELVADAKKLTSGSGSNKVYGFEPLVDWWPWEYAVMSGGGSILSSDNSKATFDTAAATDILSKEQELVKGGYSNVETGPQYWDLMTQDFIHGKAAMDIDSIGSAGEVSSGIGNKFDWGTAILPKDKTLAVPPGGGDVAIMNGISDAKKQAAWQFIQWWTSPKQAAQWSMLTGYLPVQKAAVQESDYQAFLKKNPQFNTALAELKYQKASPASPQYLSVLQTVQQGLQGIFDEGNSVTDTMKQMAQQADSELNG, from the coding sequence ATGAAGAAAGTGTGGGGAATCAGTGCAAGTATGGTCGGCACCATCGCCGTCGTCGCATCCGTCGCCGGCTGTGGAAGCACCCAGAATGACACCAATGCATCAGGAACCGGGAACCCGAGTACGACGACGGCATCGACCGGATCGAGTTCACAACCTGTGACCATCACATTTTGGTACGGCGTCGGCGACACGTTGAGCACCGACATTCAACAAATGGTTTCGGAGTTCAATAAGACGCATCCAAACATCAAGGTCGTCGCTACATACCAGGGTTCCTACTCCGGTGGCGGCGAGGAGCAACAAAAACTGCTGGCGGCCATTAAGGCGGGAGATCCACCCGATATCGCGCAAATCGAAGTCCACGCGATGCCACTCTTCGCGTCGAGCGGGCAATTGGCCGATTTGTCCCCACTGATGCAACAGAGCAGTGTCGACAAACCAAGCAACTTCCTCGACGGTATGCTTGTGTCGACGCAGTTTAACGGAGACTACTACGGCGTTCCGTTCAACCGCAGCGTGCCGGTGTTCTACTACAACAAGACGCTCTTCCAAAAGGCAGGTATCAGCAATCCGCCGGCGACGTGGGACGAACTGGTCGCTGACGCGAAGAAATTGACAAGCGGATCCGGCAGCAACAAAGTCTACGGCTTCGAACCGCTCGTCGACTGGTGGCCTTGGGAATATGCGGTCATGTCTGGGGGCGGCTCCATCCTCTCCAGCGACAACAGTAAAGCCACGTTTGATACCGCAGCAGCCACGGATATCCTTTCGAAGGAACAGGAATTGGTCAAGGGCGGGTATTCAAACGTCGAAACGGGCCCACAATACTGGGATCTGATGACCCAAGACTTTATTCACGGCAAAGCTGCAATGGACATCGACTCCATCGGCTCCGCAGGCGAAGTCAGTTCTGGCATTGGCAACAAATTCGACTGGGGCACCGCCATCCTGCCTAAGGACAAGACACTCGCAGTGCCACCTGGAGGCGGCGACGTCGCCATCATGAACGGTATCTCTGACGCCAAGAAGCAAGCGGCTTGGCAGTTCATTCAATGGTGGACATCCCCGAAACAGGCGGCTCAGTGGTCGATGTTAACGGGTTACCTGCCTGTGCAGAAAGCTGCCGTTCAGGAAAGTGACTACCAGGCTTTCCTCAAGAAGAATCCGCAGTTCAACACGGCTCTGGCGGAACTCAAGTACCAAAAGGCGTCTCCGGCGTCTCCGCAGTACTTAAGCGTCCTGCAAACCGTCCAGCAGGGGCTACAAGGAATTTTTGACGAAGGAAACTCTGTCACAGACACCATGAAGCAAATGGCCCAACAGGCAGACAGTGAGCTCAACGGCTAA
- a CDS encoding glycerophosphodiester phosphodiesterase, with translation MQSIQDMLAQDRVLRIAHRGASDRCPENTLPAFRQAFAHGADMVELDVQLTKDGSLVILHDHYLDRTTTGQGLVAEHTEQEIAAYDAGTWFDSQFAGTQVPRLDDVLREFPDVCFNIELKSFPLSRSTELVDAVLSCVKAHDAMDRVLLSSFDHAALHTARTRSRDIALGALYCGRLWPAFQLAEALQLTSFHPDVASLDASFIAEARAHGYAVLTWTIQTTDMLHWAIANGVSGVITDVIDMPVLA, from the coding sequence GTGCAAAGCATACAGGACATGCTCGCGCAAGATCGCGTACTGCGCATTGCGCACCGCGGTGCAAGTGATCGCTGCCCGGAAAACACCCTCCCAGCATTTCGCCAGGCGTTCGCGCACGGTGCCGATATGGTGGAACTCGACGTGCAATTGACCAAGGATGGCTCCTTGGTCATCCTGCACGACCACTATCTCGATAGAACCACCACTGGCCAAGGCTTGGTAGCGGAGCACACCGAGCAGGAAATCGCGGCATACGACGCAGGGACCTGGTTTGATTCCCAATTTGCCGGTACACAGGTCCCCCGGCTAGACGACGTGTTGCGAGAGTTCCCAGATGTCTGTTTCAACATCGAGTTGAAGTCCTTTCCACTGTCTCGCTCAACAGAGCTCGTCGACGCCGTACTCTCCTGTGTGAAGGCGCATGATGCGATGGACCGTGTACTCTTATCCTCCTTCGATCACGCCGCCCTCCACACCGCCCGCACCCGCTCCCGGGACATCGCCCTAGGCGCCCTGTACTGCGGAAGGCTGTGGCCGGCGTTCCAACTGGCAGAAGCGCTGCAACTCACGAGCTTCCACCCGGACGTGGCGTCACTCGACGCCTCGTTCATCGCCGAGGCGCGCGCACACGGCTACGCCGTGTTGACATGGACCATACAGACGACCGACATGCTCCATTGGGCCATCGCGAACGGTGTGAGTGGTGTGATTACGGACGTGATCGACATGCCGGTCCTAGCCTGA
- a CDS encoding manganese-dependent inorganic pyrophosphatase produces the protein MGKVLVFGHKNPDTDSITSAIVYADLKQQLGVSAEPVRLGNVNAETQFVLNHFNVEAPRLVEAVAAEASEVILVDHNERQQSADDIDQVQVIEVVDHHRIANFETSNPLYYRAEPVGCTATILNKLYKEHNVPIRKEIAGLMVSAIISDTLLLKSPTCTQEDVAAIRELAEIAGLDIDDYGLQMLKAGADLSDKSIEDLISLDAKEFTMGDFKVEIAQVNAVDTNDVLSRQAELEKVLQGVIDKKGLDLFLFVVTDILNNDSIAVALGHAAHAVETAYNVKLADNKAVLKGVVSRKKQIVPVLTDTLSQLKK, from the coding sequence ATGGGCAAGGTACTTGTCTTTGGACACAAAAATCCGGACACGGATTCGATTACATCTGCGATTGTCTATGCGGACTTAAAACAACAACTCGGCGTTTCTGCAGAGCCTGTCCGTTTAGGCAATGTCAACGCAGAGACTCAATTTGTACTAAATCACTTCAACGTGGAGGCACCACGGCTTGTCGAGGCTGTGGCGGCTGAGGCGAGCGAGGTTATCTTGGTCGATCACAACGAGCGCCAACAAAGCGCCGACGATATCGATCAGGTGCAGGTCATTGAGGTGGTCGATCACCACCGGATCGCAAACTTTGAAACGAGCAACCCGCTGTACTATCGCGCAGAACCGGTGGGCTGCACGGCGACTATCCTCAATAAGCTGTACAAGGAACACAATGTGCCAATCCGCAAGGAGATTGCAGGCCTGATGGTCTCGGCTATCATCTCCGATACGCTGCTTCTGAAGTCACCGACCTGCACGCAGGAGGACGTCGCCGCGATTCGAGAATTGGCCGAAATTGCGGGTCTCGACATCGACGACTACGGCTTGCAAATGCTCAAAGCTGGTGCGGATTTAAGTGACAAGAGCATCGAAGATCTCATCTCGCTCGATGCCAAAGAGTTCACGATGGGCGACTTCAAGGTCGAGATCGCGCAAGTCAACGCGGTCGATACAAACGATGTATTGTCCCGCCAAGCTGAATTGGAGAAAGTGTTGCAGGGCGTTATTGACAAGAAGGGACTGGATTTGTTCCTGTTTGTCGTGACGGACATCTTGAACAACGACTCGATTGCAGTGGCGCTTGGTCATGCGGCGCATGCAGTGGAGACTGCGTACAATGTCAAACTGGCGGATAACAAGGCTGTGCTCAAAGGCGTTGTTTCGCGCAAGAAGCAAATTGTGCCTGTCTTGACCGACACGCTGAGTCAACTGAAGAAGTAA
- the cysK gene encoding cysteine synthase A produces the protein MTLKTVDNILDLIGQTPVVKLRNMTGANDADVYVKLEWFNPGGSVKDRIAKAMIEAAERDGRLKPGDTIVEPTSGNTGIGLALVAAAKGYRAVFTMPETMSQERKSLLRAYGADLVLTPGSEGMKGAVNKAAELAKEHGYFMPQQFDNPANPLVHELTTGPEILEQLDKKVDAFVAGVGTGGTLTGVGRVLRKEIPGVKVVAVEPAASPILSGGQPGPHKIQGIGANFVPTILDREIYDEVRTVENDTAFEYARRLSKEEGLLVGISSGANVYVALQLAKELGKGKRVVTVSPSNGERYLSTPLYQFD, from the coding sequence ATCACATTGAAGACGGTTGATAATATTCTCGACTTAATCGGCCAGACACCCGTTGTTAAACTGCGGAACATGACCGGCGCTAATGACGCAGACGTGTACGTCAAGCTGGAATGGTTTAATCCTGGTGGTAGTGTGAAAGACCGGATTGCGAAGGCGATGATTGAGGCGGCAGAGCGCGATGGCCGTCTGAAGCCGGGCGATACGATTGTAGAACCGACCAGCGGAAATACCGGTATTGGGTTGGCGCTTGTCGCGGCAGCCAAAGGCTACCGTGCGGTGTTTACGATGCCGGAAACCATGAGTCAGGAACGCAAGAGCCTCCTTCGCGCGTATGGTGCAGATTTGGTGCTGACGCCAGGGAGCGAAGGAATGAAGGGCGCCGTGAACAAGGCTGCAGAATTGGCTAAGGAACACGGTTACTTCATGCCGCAACAGTTTGACAACCCGGCTAACCCGTTGGTCCATGAATTGACCACAGGCCCGGAAATCTTGGAGCAGCTCGATAAAAAAGTGGATGCGTTTGTCGCGGGCGTTGGTACCGGCGGTACGCTCACGGGCGTAGGTCGCGTTTTGCGCAAGGAAATCCCTGGCGTCAAAGTGGTTGCTGTCGAACCAGCGGCATCTCCGATTCTCTCCGGTGGTCAACCCGGTCCGCACAAAATCCAGGGGATTGGGGCAAACTTTGTTCCGACCATTCTAGATCGCGAGATTTATGACGAAGTGCGCACGGTAGAAAACGATACCGCGTTTGAATATGCACGTCGCCTGTCGAAAGAAGAGGGTCTTCTCGTCGGGATTTCCTCTGGCGCTAACGTATACGTGGCCCTTCAACTGGCGAAGGAATTGGGCAAGGGCAAGCGCGTGGTAACCGTGTCGCCGTCGAATGGCGAACGCTATTTGTCCACACCACTTTACCAATTCGACTGA
- a CDS encoding cell wall hydrolase, with product MTKPAKRLTRTCAIMLATLSVPAVVYAAATYTVKPGDTLWSIAQQNGMTLQQLEDANPQLSDFNQIQVGEKITLPNGQTTTEDDLYWLAHIISAEAQGESQEAQEAVGDVVLNRLHAGGYGNTVHDVIFQVVDGAYQFTPVLNGSIYDTPTSSAIAAASADLQGLNIVPDALFFYNPNEVPAGSWVEQQPTITQIDSLVFAK from the coding sequence ATGACAAAACCAGCGAAACGATTGACGAGAACGTGCGCAATTATGCTAGCAACCCTCAGTGTTCCAGCCGTGGTTTATGCGGCTGCTACGTACACGGTAAAACCAGGGGACACCCTATGGTCCATTGCACAACAAAACGGCATGACATTGCAGCAATTAGAAGACGCCAATCCGCAACTCTCTGATTTCAACCAAATTCAAGTCGGAGAAAAAATCACCTTGCCAAATGGCCAAACGACCACGGAAGACGACTTGTACTGGCTAGCCCACATCATCAGCGCTGAGGCACAAGGCGAGTCCCAAGAGGCACAGGAGGCCGTCGGCGACGTGGTACTCAACCGTCTGCACGCAGGCGGCTACGGCAACACCGTTCACGATGTCATTTTCCAGGTGGTAGATGGTGCCTACCAATTTACGCCTGTTCTCAACGGATCGATCTACGATACCCCCACCTCATCCGCCATCGCCGCGGCGTCCGCCGATTTACAGGGACTCAATATCGTGCCAGATGCGCTATTTTTCTATAACCCGAATGAGGTGCCAGCGGGATCGTGGGTGGAACAACAACCCACCATCACACAAATCGACTCACTGGTGTTTGCAAAATAG
- a CDS encoding ABC transporter ATP-binding protein, with product MSVNRRLLAYAAQYKRTIWVAIAMLALSVAAQLGGPFVAKMMIDRHILGIERTWYEVPANAPKAVAFRGHWYERGDYLAAGEPHTHPVTLLEVGRSFYFVQSSLPFTDNPTVHGHQVTVRSGDRTVTEPAIRLTARELFAFYQPEVPGLWRLAILYFLLLLGGAGFAYGQQYLLQISANKILQRMRREVFAQIQRLPIRYFDTLPAGKVVSRITNDTEAIRDFYVTVAANMLSSIITMAGIYIAMFILSVQLGLICLTLLPILAAWIIFYRKYAVGINHRIRALLSDINAMINETIQGVPVIRAFNRANRTQQEFDELNATYYDSQIKLLRINSATSHNLAGVLRNAFLALVIALFGWRAVHGAVAAISFGMLYAFVDYLSRLFQPVVQLVNQLSNLEQARVSAERVFELLDEPGRDVVDGEMARYRGRVEFEHVTFSYDGEHDVLKDLSFVAEPGQTVALVGHTGSGKSSIINLLFRFYDATRGRILVDGMDITEIPPQHLRKHMGIVLQDPFLFTGTIASNVSLGDESISRARVEQALRDVGADRLLAHLPNGFDEPVLEHGSTLSAGQRQLISFARALAFDPAILVLDEATSSIDTETEAIIQDALDVLKRGRTTFIIAHRLSTIRTADQILVLDGGVVVERGTHDELMRLRGRYYQMYQLQQGSVSA from the coding sequence ATGAGTGTGAATCGCCGACTATTGGCGTACGCTGCGCAGTACAAACGGACGATTTGGGTAGCTATCGCAATGCTTGCCTTGTCCGTAGCCGCGCAGCTTGGCGGCCCGTTTGTCGCCAAGATGATGATTGATCGGCATATTCTTGGCATTGAGCGCACGTGGTACGAGGTGCCAGCGAATGCCCCGAAGGCGGTCGCTTTCCGAGGGCACTGGTACGAGCGTGGCGATTACTTGGCGGCGGGGGAACCCCACACCCACCCGGTTACATTGCTTGAGGTTGGGCGAAGCTTTTATTTTGTTCAATCGTCCCTTCCTTTTACAGATAATCCGACGGTACATGGTCATCAAGTGACTGTGCGCTCGGGTGACAGGACGGTGACGGAACCGGCCATTCGATTGACGGCACGGGAGTTATTCGCCTTCTATCAACCGGAAGTCCCTGGACTTTGGCGGTTGGCGATATTGTACTTTCTGCTTTTGCTTGGTGGTGCGGGGTTCGCTTATGGACAGCAGTATTTGCTGCAGATTTCCGCGAACAAAATTCTGCAGCGGATGCGACGTGAGGTATTTGCGCAGATTCAGCGTCTGCCTATTCGCTACTTTGACACGTTACCTGCTGGTAAGGTTGTCTCACGCATTACGAATGATACGGAAGCCATTCGCGATTTTTACGTAACGGTCGCGGCGAATATGCTTTCCAGCATTATCACGATGGCAGGCATTTATATCGCCATGTTTATCCTGAGTGTCCAACTTGGTTTGATTTGTCTGACCCTGTTGCCGATACTGGCGGCATGGATCATCTTTTATCGCAAGTACGCAGTGGGCATCAATCATCGCATCCGCGCACTGCTCAGCGACATCAATGCCATGATTAACGAGACGATTCAGGGCGTGCCCGTGATTCGTGCGTTCAATCGCGCAAATCGGACACAACAAGAGTTTGATGAGCTCAACGCAACGTATTACGACAGCCAAATCAAATTGTTGCGAATCAATTCGGCCACCAGTCACAACCTGGCCGGTGTACTGCGCAACGCCTTTCTGGCGTTGGTTATCGCACTGTTTGGGTGGCGCGCCGTTCATGGGGCTGTGGCGGCGATTTCATTCGGCATGCTGTACGCGTTTGTCGATTACCTAAGCCGTTTGTTTCAACCGGTCGTCCAGCTGGTCAATCAACTGTCGAACCTCGAACAGGCGCGGGTGTCGGCTGAGCGTGTCTTTGAACTGCTCGACGAGCCCGGTAGGGATGTTGTCGACGGGGAGATGGCACGCTATCGTGGTCGGGTTGAGTTTGAACATGTGACATTTTCGTACGATGGCGAGCACGATGTGCTCAAGGATCTCTCGTTCGTGGCCGAACCAGGTCAGACCGTGGCGCTGGTGGGCCACACCGGATCGGGAAAGAGTTCGATTATCAACTTACTCTTCCGGTTTTACGATGCCACGCGGGGGCGCATTCTCGTGGATGGGATGGACATTACAGAAATTCCACCGCAACATCTGCGCAAGCACATGGGGATTGTCCTGCAGGATCCGTTCCTGTTCACGGGCACCATCGCCTCCAACGTGAGTTTGGGGGATGAGTCGATTTCACGCGCGCGTGTCGAGCAAGCGTTGCGCGACGTCGGTGCCGACAGACTGCTCGCTCATTTGCCAAACGGTTTTGACGAACCCGTGCTTGAACACGGCAGCACGTTGTCGGCTGGGCAGCGCCAATTGATTTCGTTTGCTCGTGCACTCGCGTTCGATCCGGCCATCCTCGTCCTCGACGAAGCCACATCGAGTATCGATACGGAGACGGAGGCTATCATCCAGGACGCCTTGGACGTGCTCAAACGCGGACGGACGACGTTTATCATCGCGCATCGCCTCTCGACGATCCGCACGGCCGACCAAATCCTCGTGTTGGATGGTGGGGTCGTGGTGGAACGCGGCACACATGATGAACTCATGCGGCTGCGCGGCCGTTATTATCAAATGTATCAACTCCAACAGGGCAGTGTGTCGGCATAA